The Molothrus ater isolate BHLD 08-10-18 breed brown headed cowbird chromosome 6, BPBGC_Mater_1.1, whole genome shotgun sequence genome segment agAAATGTTGCCAAAATGCTGGAGAAGGTAAATTGAGAATATGTCAAGGCTGCCCTGCTTCCAAAGGGTAGAGGGATTGGCTTGTTAAAAGGTCTTGTTAAGCTGTGGAGATGGGCCAGGGATTCTCAGGATGCTCAGTCCAGAGACTTGGGCTTTCAGAAGGATCTCGTGAGAGCATACTGGTCCCTTTGACAGTCAAAGGCACTCAAGCCCCCAAGTCCTCTCTGCCCTTTGGGTGATGTCAAGCTGCATCTGCTCATTCACATAACTGGGAAAACCTCAAGGGAGACTTGAGGCAGATATGACTCAAGCTCCTCTCCATTGCATGAAGCTGCCACCCAGATGTCCTCAGCTGGAGGGGAGTGGAATTAGGCCATTGCCAGCCAGacctggctctgtcctggagTACAGGATCAGCAAGTGAGAGCAAATCAGGATCAGTGGTCTTATGCAACTGTGCAAGACATGCAACAGCACTGGGAGTTTTCCAGCTctccttgctgcctgctgtgcaaGCAGGGCAAGGCTTGCAGCCCTGCTCAAGCTTTCAGGACTGGCTCTCAGGCTTTTGACCATGCCAGACACTGTGACAATACCTCTGGCTGTCACATGCCAGCTACTGCAACCTCAGCTGGGGGTTTTCTTTCAACACTGGGTTTCAAGATGCTCAAGTTGAGTGTGACTGCCCAGCAGCCTGGACACTGCTTGCTGCCACATTCAGCAAGGTCAGAGCATGAGAAGCAGCAGTGGCCTGCAAGTACCATTATGGCACCATGGTGTATCAAAAATCAtgggcttggcagggctggaCAGAGGGGGTGTCTCTCAGAAATCACGATGTGTAAGTGTAGCCAGTGCAGAAAGGTTTGGGCTGACCTCCCAGACCCCAGGAGCTTTGTGTCTCAGTGGGTTGGCTTGTCGTCATCCTGCCCTGATGGATTTTGGTATCAAAAGGTGATCCTGTCCTCAGAATAGTAGGGAGCCAAGAAAAGGACTGTCTCTTCCTGTTATGTGTCTGAATGAAGTTGAGAAGAGCCAACTTCATTGGAGAGTGTGTGGGATGCCTCATATGTGCATTAATATCCAGCTGTGACAGGGAGAAGTCAGAGCTGGTTCTCCATTcctttctgtgtgtgtgacatgGCCATCACAATGTATGTGCACTGGTTGGTGGTGGCTGGTGGCTTCTTGCTCCTGGAGGCtctgttctccaggctgcagggtTATTACCACTTTGTCCCCAGCCCGGGCCTCGGCATGCCAGCTACTGATgacctcagctgtgctgctccaagCTCAATGTCCCTATTTTCTCCACAGGAGGCTTTGCcaccttttcctcctgcttcccagggctctgtgagGGGAAGCCAGCTGCCATCCTGCCAATGAGCATCTCCCAGCCGTGCTTGCCTGTGGCCAACGTTGGCCCCACGCGCATCCTGCCACATCTCTACCTGGGCTCCCAGAAGGATGTCCTGAACAAGGTACAGCCCTGTGGAGGGTTTACATCTGCCCTGTCCCACTGGGGACCCCTGTCATGCAGAGGGGTGAAGGTATTAAGGattcctctccttcccagtgGGAAGACCGCACAGTGCCCTTTAAAAGGTGCCAgaaaggctgtgctgtgatGTCACACCAGGGAAGGAATTTTGTTTAAAGGAAAAGTAAtgatgagaagaaagaaagaggaattgTAGTTAAAGTGCTGCCAAGCATCTGCCTACTGCAGCCATGAAGGAGCCAGCCAGGCATCCTCATCCATGGCAGgcaaggagggagagggacCATGACACCAGACTGGAGTTGGAGacagaaaggagggagagagaaataatGTACAGGGAgtagaaggaaaggaaagaacaaaatgaCAAGAATGTGAGCCTGGGAGCTGGACTGGTTCCATCAAGCCTGCTGGAAGGGCAGGAATGGGACACTGGAGACCCAGGGCTGAAATCTTGAGGCCAAAATCTTGAAGAGCCAATGCCAGGCAGGGAAATGGATGGTTTCCTTCCCTCACCACCTCCTTggaaggttttgtttgtgttttggagctgtgttttctgcCATCCCCACACTGTGGCCACgtgctggagaagagaagcatTGCCCAAGCAAGGCCTCACAGCTGCCTATGGATAGAGCATCTTCTGGCCACATTGGTTAATGTAGGGTGCTACCAGTGACTCACTCCACTCTCTTGGTGAgatgtctcctttctccctcAGCTGATACTTTCACAGTGTTCAGACAGAgtttttgctaatttttttttcttgtattgcCTATTCCTCTCATACTGaggttgttgggtttttccctCTGGAACCCCTTTCCAGGTGTCTTTGGCTTTGCCCACTTTACTTGGACCAATATAAAGATCTGATGAGGTTGAAACCTGTGTCATCTAAATTGACAGATACAACCTTTTCAGCTGGTCTCTGTTGTATTATCATCAGCTAGGCCAAGGCAGCACTAGGAGACCCACAGGAGAAAATGCTGGGATGGGAAAAGGCAGGGAGTATGCATGGCAAGACAGACCTTCAGTACATGGTGAGGGCTGAACTCAGCTGATCATTTGATGGCTTCTTTCCCACCAGGACCTGATGACACAGAACGGGATAAGCTATGTCCTAAATGCCAGCAACTCGTGTCCCAAGCCAGACTTCATCTGTGATAGTCACTTCATGCGCATTCCTGTCAATGACAACTACTGTGAGAAGCTGCTTCCCTGGCTGGACAAGTCCATTGAATTCATTGGTGAGCTTTTCCTATGGTTGCAGACCCTCCAATTCTCAGCCTTCACAACCTGAACTCTTCTGTCCTCCCTGGTCTTGCTCGCAGTAACTGTTGTCCTTTCACACAAAGGGGCTGGGGACTGGGGAGGGAGGCTAGAACCATTTTGCTCACCATCATTGTTCTCCCTGTTTCCTCTGCCATGCTCCAGACAAAGCTAAGGTGTCCAGCTGCCAGGTGATTGTGCACTGCTTGGCTGGGATCTCCCGGTCAGCCACCATTGCCATCGCCTACATCATGAAGACCATGGGTATGTCATCAGATGATGCTTACAGGTGAGTTTTCCCCTGAGGGTACTGGGGATGTTATGCCAGTATGCTTCACTccagggaaggaaagcaggCTAAGCCCAGAAGGAGAGGGTCAGGGCTCCTTGAAGCTCAGTCTTGCCTTTGTTGGGTCCCagtaaaaccaaaccaaacctcCCATCATAAAATGCATGCAACAAGGAATGGTTGGGAGTGGTAAAAGGGAGTGGGGAGGCAGTCCCAGCTCTAATCCTCAGGCATCTCAAGGCCCCGCGGTTGCCCAAGATCCTTTTCTTTGGAGGGTCTGGTCAGAAGGTTGTTGATGATGCCTCTTCTCCCTAAAGAGGCTGAGAGAGGAGGGGTGGCCCGCTGAAGGACCAAGCACCAACGGGGCTGTCTGTGCCTCTTGGCAGGTTTGTTAAGGACCGTCGCCCATCTATCTCGCCCAACTTCAACTTCCTGGGCCAGCTCCTGGAGTACGAGAGGAGTCTGAAGCTCCTCAAGGCCCTGAAGTCCAAGGGCGACTGGAGCGAGGGGGACGCGCAGCAGGACCCAGCAGAGGTGGCCGAGAGCAGCCGGCATCCCCCAACACCTACCTCAGAGAAGGCCGAGGATGTGCCGAGGAGCACCGGCTCGGCGTCCCCCACCAGTGACCCCGAGCGGCAGGGCGGGACCCCGAAGGtcctgtcacccaccaccctcCAGCAGGGGCTCAATGGCCTGCACCTCTCCTCCGAGCGCATCCAGGACACCAACCGCCTGAAGCGCTCCTTCTCCCTGGACATCAAGTCTGCCTACTCCCCCGGCCTGCGGCAGGACCCCCCCGGGCCCCCTGGACCTGGGGAAGCCCCCAAACTCTGCAAGCTGGACAGCCCCTCGGGCTCGGGCAGCCTGagccccttctccccagggGCGGACAGCCCTGACCGGCCCACGGGGcccgagctgctgctggaggccaAGGTGAGGCAGCGGCGGAAGCACCGGCACGCAGCGGGCTCGCCGGCCCACGGGCTCAGCCTCAACGTTGGCGGGACCTGCGCCACGCGCAAGAGCCCCGGCGCCGAGGACGGGCTGCCCCCACGGCTCAGCCAGCCGGCCTCCGCGCCCGGCGGCGCCGCCAATGCCTGGAGCGGGGTGCACCTGGAGTCCCCCAGCGCTGCCTCGGGCGAGGCTGGCTGGTACTTCGGCAAGGACTCCGGCAGCGCTGGCGGCAGCACAGGCGGGGGCCTGTTTGCCAGCGCCGGCCCGTACCCGCCGCCATTCGGCTGCGGCGCAGCGGCGGCCGGGTGCGAGATCAGACTGAGGGACAAGGCGCGGGCCGAGCCACGGGACGGGCGGCACAGCTGGCATGAGGAGGCCGGCGCCGAGAAGCAATTCAAGCGAAGGAGCTGCCAGATGGAATTCGAGGAGACCATGTCCGAGGGCAGGGCTCGGGAAGAGCTGGGCAAAATCAGCAAACAGTCCAGCTTTTCGGGCAGCATGGAGATCATCGAGGTGTCCTGACACTCATCCGGGGTGCCTGGAGACCTGGGacggggctggggaggggggataTTTAAGCCGGGGGGAGCGGGAAGGGGGGCGGTGGGGTCGGGGGGTGTATTTATACTTGCGCCTGCATTTTCGGGAGCGCAAGCGCTGAAACCGAAGCGAAGGTGGACGAGTCTTTCCAGAGTCGGGAAACATAGTGGCGGATGCTTAGTGTCCCTCCTGCACTCACCCTGGTCCTTCCCCGCTCatccccagggcaccccagccGTCAGAGACCCCACACTCACAATTTGGGCCTAAAACTCATGTGGGAAGAGTTGGGGAAGTGGCAGGGATTGCAATTTTGGCTGTGGTGATGGGGCATAGCACCTGGAGGGGGGACCACAGCTGCCCCTTTCCTGCACCCTGGTGCACTAAGcatgctctgctgtgtttctctgGCTAAGTATCCTAAAAATGCTGCACTGGAGCAGCcctatacatatataaatatatattatatataatataaagaaaaaaacccgaaaacacacacacaaaagaaaaggtaaatgGTTTTACTGCAATTTTTATTGAGACGtaaataatatttcaatttttttgttttgtttttaatttattgaaGCTGTTCATTCTGGCAATGATTTGCAGACAATGTGGGGCGGTACTTTCAGCTCTATTTTTACTGTGTATGGTATTTAAATCTGAAATACGAGTTTCTAAGCAATATCTGAGGCCTGTGGCTCCTTCTATAGTTAATGTCCACAACATAGATTTCCCCCCTTCTCTCTGGGCATACCAACAAGGGGACAGGAGACTCTTCTGGGTACTTTTTCTAGAAATGAACAAGTAAACGAGCAAACCATAAAACCTTCTTATGACACAAACTGAGCCAGAAAACTCttctggaagctgctgcctcttcttcccACCTTGGTCTCTGTTTGTTTCTCctcatctccatcccagccatTACCACCGTCCCAGCCATCATCCCGTCCTAGGCATTGTCCCCATCCTGGCTGTCACCCAATCCCAGTCATaccccctctcctcccctcccctccttttGGCTGCCCATCCTTGCTGGAGGGGGAGAGGTGGGAGTCACCTGAAGCGGATGGAAGGCTGCAGGATGTCACCTCCAGCTGCATGGGGAAGGTGTCGGAAGCTGCCAcagcagagggagggatgggaggctgGTGGTAGTTGGGATTTCTTGTTGGGAGGTGTCTTGCCTGCCTACCCCAGCCCTTCAGCTCCCCCTCACCTCAGCTACCTTGCTTGGGAAGTATGGGCACCACTCTCCCTTTGGGGGCGGTAGTTCTTCTGACTTCCCACATCCTTTGTTTCACACCTGAGAAACTCAGAGGCAGCGTGTTTGCAGGTGCCGGGACTCTCCCGGTCCTGTTGCCCTCCAGGCCAGCTCCCCTCCATCCAGCGGATGATAAGCTGTCCAGACATGAACCTCTGCAAGCACATGGAGGGGCACAAGTGACTTATTTTTGGAGATGGTTGTCTGCTTCCTCCCATCTGGTGGGAAGCCAAGCTCTTGCCCCCAAACCCCAATGTCAGGATTGCTGAGAAGCTGCTTTCTGAAGCTGGAGGCACTGAGCTGCCTCCACTGCAAAGCacatctctccctgcagctctcttcGCTTTCTCCTTTGTCTCGCACTAGTTTGCAAAGCTGATACCTCAGGGGTCTGTGTTCGTGCATGTCTGTGTCCTGTGTCATCCTTGgagtgttgttttctttttcttttctgggtcCACATggtttctctccctttcccttgttCCTCCTCTCGTCATTCGTTTCTATCTTTAAATCAAACTACCCGTGACAAAAGCAAATGATCTCAGGTTTAAAACTGAACATAAAGCAGAGGCGTGAGGAGCTGCAATCACACGAGGAGGGGCTGCTCGCTTCAGCTCGTTGCTTCCTCAGCCACCTCTGTGTTTGCAGTTGAGGCAAGTCTCCCTGGAGACTCTTGCTCTCTTCCGGCTttagtttttctggttttccatgGAGCTCTTTGGTGAGATGCTGGGGACCCCCACATGCTCCTGGGTGGTTCCCCACGgtgtggcagggagggatgggggtgGATGGAGAGCCAGGGACcacctgctcctctccccactTCACTTTTGATGAGAGTGAGAGATCTCAGAGTCAGTCCTGAAAAGCCTACCACCACCCATCATTGCCTCCAGCAACCACCTCAAACCTGCTCAGTGTTGCCAGCCTGAACATTGCTCTCTTCTCATCATGAAGCAGTGATGACACTATTTTCTAAGCTCCCTTTCTAGACTCCAGAAGGCATTTAGGTCCACCCCATGAGCCAGGCAGCTATTTCAGGAGCTCCACTTGCAGCTGTCCTAAGTAGGCATCAATGTCAAGTccaaggagggagaagaaaaaggcttCATCCTTCCTCTGGTGCCTCCTCACTGGGCATAGTGTTAGTGTCACCTGCCTCCTGTCCAAGGGGTCTGgtcctccttccccttctctggCCTCAGTGGTGGCGTCTCTTCCCAGGCATGCCAGTGGTGATTGTCTGCTGATCTCTGCCCCGTAGCACTCAgtccctgcccatcccatgGTCCTCCAGGGTTGGTGCCAGCATGGACTTACTGAGCTCAGGTCAGGCAAgttgctggcaggagctggtgtAGCTTTGAGCAATGGAGAGAGGGTTAAATGGCTTCCCAAGGGATGTAATAGAAAGGACAACAGGTGGCCAAAACTAGGTGGGGAGATGAGACAAAGCACTAGCAAGCTCCCATCTAATTCCTCCTGTTAAGTGACACAGTGTGTTGCAAGCACAAAAAagcagatggagctgctgaCCTGAAGTCAGGAAGGAGAGGACACATTTTGCAAATGAGATCCCAAATGTCTGCAAAGAGGCAGTGGTTTGCTTTTTGTCATCTACACTCTGCCATCACGTGGATGCTTACGAGACTTGTTTGAGGTTTTACACACTGTGGACTCCTCTCTTCTCTGAAACCAGAACAAAGATAAGTATATTTTAAGATTTGTAGATCATAGATATTCATAACCCACCTCTGCAGCCTTTGCATTCATCCCTCTCCTTTACATTGGGCATGTGCATCAGAAACCCTCATATATACAGTATTTTAAGTCTATATCCAGAACGTAAGCCTtgatggagcagccctgcccatgtGTCTCCTGCCCATCCTGATCCAAAGCCATCAGGGTCACCAAGTGGCATGAAATTaacttaactttttttttaattgaactcTGTCTAGCGAACCACTTTGTCCATGAgtcagagagctgtgaattgTCATGAGGACGGATGTGCTGGTGGTAATCCTCCACATCATCTGTCAGCCAGGTCTTTTTTGTGGGCTCTCACAGCCAGCTGACCCATCCCAAAGCCTCACTGGAACCAAAAATCACCTTTCCATGCTGATCTGATGAGGGTGCATTCATTTGTAGGGACCTACAGAGGTGGAAGTgtgagcagaggagaggaaaggcaaGGGAGGAACCAACAAAGCTGCTGAGTATCCAATGGCAATGCCTGCACTTACCACCACATAAAGGACTGAGcaaatcacagctctgcttcagACTAGGAAGGACAT includes the following:
- the DUSP8 gene encoding dual specificity protein phosphatase 8 isoform X1, which encodes MAGDRLPRKVMDPKKLASLLRNGAEGTLVIDSRSFVEYNSWHVLSSVNICCSKLVKRRLQQDKVSITELIQPASKMKVEAEDHQDVVVYDQSTRDVTGLAADSFLSILLGKLDSCFHSVSILTGGFATFSSCFPGLCEGKPAAILPMSISQPCLPVANVGPTRILPHLYLGSQKDVLNKDLMTQNGISYVLNASNSCPKPDFICDSHFMRIPVNDNYCEKLLPWLDKSIEFIDKAKVSSCQVIVHCLAGISRSATIAIAYIMKTMGMSSDDAYRFVKDRRPSISPNFNFLGQLLEYERSLKLLKALKSKGDWSEGDAQQDPAEVAESSRHPPTPTSEKAEDVPRSTGSASPTSDPERQGGTPKVLSPTTLQQGLNGLHLSSERIQDTNRLKRSFSLDIKSAYSPGLRQDPPGPPGPGEAPKLCKLDSPSGSGSLSPFSPGADSPDRPTGPELLLEAKVRQRRKHRHAAGSPAHGLSLNVGGTCATRKSPGAEDGLPPRLSQPASAPGGAANAWSGVHLESPSAASGEAGWYFGKDSGSAGGSTGGGLFASAGPYPPPFGCGAAAAGCEIRLRDKARAEPRDGRHSWHEEAGAEKQFKRRSCQMEFEETMSEGRAREELGKISKQSSFSGSMEIIEVS
- the DUSP8 gene encoding dual specificity protein phosphatase 8 isoform X2, with translation MPVDVMIAPSEDHFWTDMREGQMKLKIRVRRMKESRDKRGGFATFSSCFPGLCEGKPAAILPMSISQPCLPVANVGPTRILPHLYLGSQKDVLNKDLMTQNGISYVLNASNSCPKPDFICDSHFMRIPVNDNYCEKLLPWLDKSIEFIDKAKVSSCQVIVHCLAGISRSATIAIAYIMKTMGMSSDDAYRFVKDRRPSISPNFNFLGQLLEYERSLKLLKALKSKGDWSEGDAQQDPAEVAESSRHPPTPTSEKAEDVPRSTGSASPTSDPERQGGTPKVLSPTTLQQGLNGLHLSSERIQDTNRLKRSFSLDIKSAYSPGLRQDPPGPPGPGEAPKLCKLDSPSGSGSLSPFSPGADSPDRPTGPELLLEAKVRQRRKHRHAAGSPAHGLSLNVGGTCATRKSPGAEDGLPPRLSQPASAPGGAANAWSGVHLESPSAASGEAGWYFGKDSGSAGGSTGGGLFASAGPYPPPFGCGAAAAGCEIRLRDKARAEPRDGRHSWHEEAGAEKQFKRRSCQMEFEETMSEGRAREELGKISKQSSFSGSMEIIEVS